GGCTGGTGAGAAATTAGAGGAAAGGTCAATTGAGGCAGTGACCTTGACAGCTTTTGGAGAATACCAGCTATCCCATCTCTAAGTGACAGTTTTAGATAGAAAGTTGTgaagtgtctgggtggctcagtctgttgagcagctgacctttgatttcagctcaggttgtgatgtcagggtcctggaatcaagccctactttgggctccatgctcagtggggagttttcttgagattctctttctttctctccctctgcctctcccctcccctgctttctctctctttctttctaaaataaacaaataaataaatcaatctaaaaagtaaatagaaagtTGTGCAACTAACTCCAATATGGAATTAGTGTTCTTCACATGTTTCCAAAATAATATCATAAGAATTTAATTTGCAGTTGACACACATCTGAGATTTAGTCCGAGACCTGAATAACTACTTCTCATGAAAAGTTCAGAGGAAACATGGCGATGTGGAGACAATGCAGTATTATGAAAATGAAAGGTAATGCACCATATATGTTggagggtttcttttttaatccttctTCAATTTGGGCTTTTAAGGGTAAAGAATCTGGGGACAGTCTATTAACCTTTCCACAGAGAATGGTGGATTTTGCATAGAAATGAGTGTAGGGATTCTCTCAAAGTTAGAAATGTAGTGTAACCGAATCAAGGAAGGTTGGCTAGTTGAAGAAAGCCCTCAGGgaaagcagtggttctcaccATGGCTGTTGCAGTAAAACAGATTTTTAGGTCAGAATGATCCGCTTGATACTTTTTATTCCACCTTCATCtatcccccacttttttttctgtgtttttctttcagcTCCTCTTTGTTATCTCCAAACGCAACATACAATTTGTTCATTACTCTGCTGACAAATTGAACCATTCAAAAGTTGGCTAAACTTGTTTGAAAAGTCTACGTAGGTACAGTACTTATTAGAAGGCTAGCTATTTTACTAGTGCTATTTGTCTCCAGGTCATTGCATCTCACCTTTGTATCAGATTCCTTGGAGAACCAGATGAAAGATGTTGatgtgtctttggaaaaaatggaCATATGGTCATCCACAAAGACATGGGCAAAAACATGCCTCAGTTGCAGGAAGATATGAAAAATATCAAGGCTTTCCTTGCATTCTTTGTGAATTAAGGATTCAtgtaaaaaatgttaatgtttaaGATGATCATTTTTTATGGATGTCAGAGTCTCACAATCTGACATGGCTGTGTGGTGCTCTTCAGAATACAACATCTGTTCCATGTTTACTACATTGTTGAAAATTGATCTCAGCTTACTTCCCGGATTTATAAATTGGGAGCATGTTTGTCTGGCTGCTATAGACAACAGTTAGAAGGCCACTGTAGACTAATGATGTGGATGTGTTTTATAATcagaatattaataaaacaatcagataaatattatatgttaagAGATAAttgagaaaatgtaatttaaaaatgctaagtATCTACATGGTACAAGGCATTGGGGTTGGATCTGTGgagaataaaatcttgagaatAAATAGTTTTCAAAGATTCTTATTccaaaaaagaagttaaacaaaGCACTCATGTAATTGACTTTAAGCATAGAATGTAATATTATAAGAAAAACTATAAAGGATGTCATTGGAgaacaaggggtgggggtggggcggatTTCTTTTATCACAAAATAATTACTGAAGATCTCCAGAGGAAGGTTCTTAGAATTTGGGTCCTGAAGTTTTGAGACAATTGAAGTAGGTAGAAATGAAATGATATTCCTGGTGGGAAGGAGATTAAGGATTAAGCTGATGGTTAAGTATTTGATGAGGAATCATTGTTATTAACAAGTTAATGAAACCATATATATTTATgcttcttaatttatttaaaaatatatgtccacatgtgtaaataattttgttttataaatggacAGTCTAAAGGGATTGATAacatacaaaccaaaaccacacacTTAAAAGAGTGGTTACAGTCATAGGCTATATTTTTCAAGTACGAATATTTTACAGTGGATCACTCTTTTGAATGAATAAGGAAAGAATGAGCTTATGGTACTGATTATGACAccaagactcatttttttttttgtggtttaaaATCTTTGCCAAAGATTACACATttgaatgagatttaaaaaacaacaacaaactggaATTCTAAAGTAAATAACATCATTAGACACTTCCCCaagagtggtttttgttttggagGAAGATAAGGTACATTTCAAGTATGCTGGGGAGAAGAAACTTTACCGAGGGAGAGTAAAGTATATATAAGGGAAATTTTCTGTCTGTTTAGTCTATCTGTGCTACGGACACAACTTTCAAGACAGATATCGAAGGTATGATGAGTTTGGGAAGGAACACAATGGAATAAGTTAGTCTTCCaaattgtatttcaatatatCACATTTGAGTTTATACTTTTATTTGCATGCAGTGTCCCTCTCAACACAGATCTTTGAGAAGAAAGgtctggagaaaatattttgtttttggaagtGAACTCAGTGGTAATCgtttatttttcagatttgaaaaaggaaatcttCATTTGAAAGGAGTGAAATTTCAATGCTGAATGATTATGACTTTGCCAGGatagaaaacaaatggaatgaagttttttttttttttttaagattttatttatttactcatgagagatacacagagaggggcagagacataggcagggggagaaacaggctccctgcaggaagcccagtgtaggactggatcccggaaccccaggatcataacctgagccaaaggcagatgctcaaccgctgagccacacaggtgccctggaATGAAGTCAGTTCTGACTATTTACTATTCCTCTTGTCTAAAACTGTACCTGCTCACCTCTTCTGAATCTGCTGTTACAAGCATGTGGGATTTTTTTGGTACCTGGAAAATAAAAACCCTATTGGGGATTACAATCATGATTTGTCCTACATGAACTGCCTGGTGGTATCTCCCCAAATGAGCTCAGAATCAAAGTGCTTAAACTAAAATTTGGATTACTGAAAACATGAGCTATTGAGTAATAATACTTCCTTTTCATTTGTATGTAACGTCAGGGATTTTGGGTCTCCTAAGGAGTGCTTTTCAGAAATGGGAAGGAGAAAATTAGAAATGCAATATTTGAGATATTATCAACTATCAAAgaacattcattcacttatctACATTAGTTTATGTCAAATActaaatatcataaatatgtttgaaggaaataaaatattatttagaagtTATAAGGggcactgggtagctcagtggttgagtgtttgccttcgtctcaggtcatgatcccggagtcctgggatccagtcccacactccctgcagggagcctgcttctccctctgcctatgtctctgtctctctgtctctatgcatcttgtgaataagtaaataaaatcttaaaaaagaataagttatcagtatttcctgtttctcttttcaaGCCGTAATATCTGGGAGCAGGTGTTCAGTGAAGAAAGtcatattatacatttataaaaataaacattctctTTAATATGTATAACAAATATATGGtgataaatatatgcataaagaAGTCAGTATTTATGGGGCAAAATGAGGTGTGATTTTACGTTTATATCATGAACCTCCAAAGGCAGTTAAATATAACCAAAATGCCAAGTAATACCCCATCAAAACATGGGCCCAAAGGTTtattaaatatgaagaaataatgaagtTGATAATAAAATGGAGCCATATCTTTTAGCTTTATATTCATTAAATTGTCAAAATTAATCAGAATCATTTAAATGCTACAAGATTGTATCTGAAGAGGGCCTTAGGAGAATATAATCTTCATAAACTTGTTGAGACTCATAATGACCCTATGAAATGGTCATTATAAATAGAGgaacaggaatgcctgggtggctcagcagttgagcatctgcctttggctcagcgtgtgatccccctgttctgggatcgagtcccacatcgggctccctgcgaggagcctgcttctccctctgccaatgtctctgccttttctctgagtctctcatgaataaataaataaaatctttaaaaaaataaaataaataaacagagggACAAATGAATGGTTGAAGTGACTTGTAGGAAAGTATCCCTAATACATCCAtgatgagaaatatttatttttcttaaaatattccataaaaCCACATATCACACCATgaattaattcctttattttttacagatcAGTAACTTCACACTCAGCCTTCTCCTCATTCGTGAAATCATGCACCTGAATAATAATGTGACTGAGTTCATTCTGCTTGGATTGACCCAGGAtcctgttagaaaaaaaatagtgtttgtcacgtttttgtttttctatttgggGACATTGCTGGGTAACTTTCTGATTATTACTACTATCAAGACCAGCCAGACACTAGGGAGTCCAAtgtacttcttccttttccaccTATCCTTGTCTGACACCTGCTTCTGTACTTCCATAGCCCCTAGAATGATTGTTGATGCACTTTTGAAAAGGGCCACAATCTCTTTCAGGGAGTGCATGATACAAGTCTTTTCATTCCACTTCTTTGGCTGCCTGGAGATCTTCATCCTTATCCTCATGGCTgctgaccgctatgtggccatctgtaagCCCCTGCACTACACAACCATCATGAGTCGACAGGTCTGTGCTGTGCTGGTGGCTATTGCCTGGGTGGGGTCCTGTGTGCATTCTTTAGCTCAGATTTTTCTGGCCCTGAGTTTACCTTTCTGTGGTCCCAATGTGATCGATCACTATTTTTGTGACTTGCAGCCCTTGTTGAAACTTGCTTGTGCAGATACCTATGTGATCAATCTACTGTTGGTATCCAATAGTGGGGCCATTTGTACACTGAGTTTTGTCATGCTGATGTGCTCCTATGTTGTCATCTTGTATTCTCTGAGAAATCACAGTGctgaagggaggaggaaagcccTCTCCACCTGcatctcccacatcattgtagtCGTCTTGTTCTTTGGTCCttgcatatttatatacacacgCCCTGCAACCACCTTTCCCATGGATAAGATGATAGCTGTATTTTATACACTTGGAACACCTTTGATCAATCCTCTGATTTACACACTTAGGAATGCAGAAGTGAAAAATGCCATGAAGAAGTTATGGAGGAAGAAGTTGATTTCAGATGACAAAAGATGAATAGGAGTTTCAAATTTTTCTTCACAGTTTGGATTTGCCTAGAAGTCCACAGAGaatgttatctttttattgtGGTGTTAGCATAATCTGGGGGCTTGAGAATTCATTTCTTCAAGAATGAACATATAAACCGGTTAGTGTTGAGTCAGTTTCATGCAGAGGAAGAGACAGCATCAGGTACAAACAGCCATGTCATGACAAGTGCTTTAGATGTTCACTACTGTGTCTCCTCTTGCCTGCCTAgcatcactgtggttttaatttagtttttccCTATCCTTTTTCATGTTGACTTCTGGTATTCTCTTTATAGTTACACTTTTGTATGCTTGTATCCACAGCCTGGCTGGCTTTTCCTCTTTCAAATGGCTTCCTTTGTATTAGACACTTCATTCATACCATATTTGATCATGGACTGTCAACTTGGATGTTTTTTTTGTGATTGAGCAGAAAGCACCAGATTCAAATAATTGTAAAACCTTCATATTTTAAGGGACAGTCTATAATCTAAGCAATCTCCCTTCTGTTTTTGGAGTTATACATCaaattcttctcatttatttatatccttcTAGAACATATTGTGAATATCACCCTTTTGAAGGAATCTTTTTACCTTAGGAAGGTTCTGAGAATTGGGGTAGTACtcatattattctttttgtaAAAACTACTTTTTGCTTCTACATTGATCACTCCTAACTTGGAGGAAGCTTTAAGTTTTTCTTAGGTCATacaagttataaaaaaaatttatactattGGGTTATTATGATTGAAGCATAGATGGCCCAAATTAAGTAGATATATTCATGAGGGCTAGAGGTAAAGCATACCAGCAACCAATTGCTGAAATGGGGAATTTGAATATAATAACTGATTAAGAATGTTAAAACTCAGAGGACTCTTTTTAGGCTTTGAAACGGAAATAGTTAAATTGTAGATATGAATTGTCTTAGTGAGTTTTAATATAATCTAGAAAAGAGGGTAACATGAGAAATTTATTGGATTAAAACTGCATTTATGCAGTGAAGAGGGATATCACCCTTTGTTATCATCCATCAACATCACGGTATTGAAATACGTGATCACTAAGAATCTTTCtgatttcagtttgttttcttatttgtatttttatccatatagaaaatttaacatgagtatttttattttgtacttatttttatttacaaattactaaattatgttaaaattatgAAATCTGTATTAACTTTTTCGTACCAGGAACCTCAGAACTTCTTAGCTTGAggagcacctgactggctcatttggtagagcatgtgactcttgatctcagagctgagttcaagccccatgtttggtgtggagtctacataaaataaaaatttaaaaagaaaaaaagaacttagcttgaaaaaaaaaaaaagatcatctatTCTCTGCACTGCTTGGGAAAGAAATACTGTGAATTCCACAATGAACACTAGTGACATATatagatcactttttttttcagattcagaatttattcatctcaAGCAGTTTATCATTGATAATAGCTGCTGATTTTCCTCTTGCAATGGTCGCACTTTAGTAAATCTCAGTTGGCAGCGTTTTATTTGAAGTCCTCTTCAATTTCAAGACAAGGCATATATGAAAAGGGGAGTATGTTGGATCTAATTTAGGTACCTCCCCAGAAACACTATCCAACATGTCTTCTGGACATGCTTCCAATATGGAATTCCCAAGGCTGCTGTCACCGTGTCTTTTGCCAACAGAAATTATGATCTAATTCCAGttcagaattttttaataaagatagtGGAACTGCAAAGGTGATAGAATATGCAACTTCACCAGGATTTTCTTTCTGAAGTCAGAATTTTGATACAGATTAGGACTCTGATATGTAAAGGAGACACATTtgtgtggggaagagggagaactCTGAACTCACAGATGATCTTACATCTTCTTGGTTGTCGTAAGTAGGTCCCTCTCCCTTGAAAGAGGACAATAACAGTCTTCCCTTGCTTAGACACCTTGTGATTACCTCCTTTGAACAAGTCAGACAATGATATTTGGTTTTCTCATGAGCTTCCTCCTATACCCTTCTTTGCTTCCAAACATGTAACTAGGTACAAGTCACAAGGAAGGCCAAGCAGGAAAGTCCAGTCTTGCTCTAGGAGGATATGTCATACATAAGAGAATCAGGAATCTATGGCCACTATGTACAAGTGTGACCTAGGGGAACACTTcctattggggggggggggtgtgttaTTACAGTGTAGTAGAATAGAAGTTTAGAGTTGAGGTCTATCCCAATTGGCTTTTTCTGCAGACCTACATTACTGGGGTTGCATCATCAAATAACTATGTTGTTCACTTTACTCACAGAACTATTAGATCTTTTGAATGGAACTATAAGACAGAGCTACCAAAAGTATGAAAGACCTaatagtgctttttattttaatcttaggTATTAGCATGTcctcaaattctgttttattcttgGATGTGCTAGTTTAGGAGTGAATATGATTTAAACTCAATTCATACTCAGAGAGTCCTAAAGTAAATTACTTAAAGAAATTAGATCCCAAAGTTTCTAGGTAGAAAAATATGCTCTCAGGAAGTCATCAGTGTGTCCATTTtcaaatggagaaataataaGCCCAACTAACAGAATCACAGCTTGACATGACAACTGAGGATTGAATATAGggtatatatgcatgcatgcatatattatttttaatttttgctttttagcaTTCTTAGAatcttctttattaaatttttaaattttttaaaagatttctatttatttgatagagagcacacaagcagggggagtggtagagggagaagcagactctccactgagcagggagcctgacatggggctcaatcccagcaccctgggatcatgatctgagctgaagacagacgtttaaccaactgaaccacccaggggccccagaaacATCTTTATTACAAATGCTTTTAAACACTTCTCCACCTGTATTGAAGAATGGAATAACTTCCATTTACTGATGCTACACAGTTCTCAATGCAACTTGcaagttcttatttttttgatgacactcatattgcaatatattaaTGTATCAAAACAACATCTTGTACACCATAAATTTACGtaagatatttccattttttaaaaagcagacattctttttaaaagggcTATGTTGAagagaaattttgttttaaaatttggaggTACTAAGGCAACCTTGGTGGGGAGTGAAAAACAATCACATTGAGATTTCCTTAATAAAAATTTACTGACTTTAAATAATGTTGCCTACTGttgtacataatttttttaaaaaactttttacatttaaaaaatgcatatgtctgaagatagatttttttctttttgacgtGAGGCACTTACCTAGGATTTAAAATTTGCTGTtaggggttgaattgtgtcctccaagAAAAGAATAGTCCCTAGTActttagaatgtgaccttatttaggaATAGTGTGTCTGACAATTGACTTTTGATTGCAATGTAATGTACTAACATTAAGTTCTGATGGTTGAGACATTCATTTCAAAGACATCTCCTGTGCAGTGAACACAATGCCAACTACACAACTAGATGAGGAGCCAGACTGCCCCACTCATGAAGTCCCCTTTCTGGAAAGCTCTAGGTGACCTATAACGGACTATTTGAGTGACCCTGTGTTTTTCTTCCGGTACTTTAATCCCACTCCTATGTTTTAAATTCATTagtaggatcatgccctgggccaaaagcagcactaaacccctgagccacccaggctgcccagtaccCCATTCTTGACCTCAATAAAGGCAGAACCTCAGAATGGCaagctctttctgtctctccctgtctctaacTGTGGCCAACAAGGTGGCCCTAGGTGTGTCATGTACCTTTTGTGACTTGTGAATAATAAACCTTGTTTTGTCAAAGTGCTCACTTAATTGTTTCACttgaggaaaggaggagaaactgAAAAAGAACACAGGCCTTTCTTTGGGGTCTCAGAATTGCAATTTGGGGAGCACAAATTTTGGAGTAAACAAGAAAAGTGTCCTGCTCATGTGGGGAAAGCAAGGGTTTttttatgagaaagaagaaaggtatAATCAGATGATTtagattaagaaaaagagaagaaaatttaatttggTACTGACAGATGAAGCCACTGTTGAttactatcttttcttttttcttttttaagagacagagttTGGAGATGGGGCaatcagaggaagagagagggagtcCTAAGTATTCTCCACAcgcaatgcagggctggatctcagaaccttgagatcatgactgagcagaaatcaagagtctgatgcctaactgactaagctacccaggcatttgCTTTTGATTATCATCTAATTGATTATTCTACTGAAGCTGTCAAGCAAAACTATTCCTGGTTTGCAGTAGTTAACTCTTCTGTCCTCATAAAGTTCTTATCAGTAGTTTTATGGTCCTAATGACAGTTGTTTTGTTGGATTTTgtgagaaaaatcttgaaaaattagCACTGCTCTGGCCCAGTTAAAGAATTCATTCATTAGAAAGGAAAATGGAGCTTCAAAATGGAGTCTCTTGTCTCCAGAAATTTTCTAGCTGGCAGTTAGCAGGAAGGCAGGTAGAGAGGGGTTGACTTTCAGCTCCCAGATGTCTTTGCATGTGGCCCCTTTGTTTTCAAAGCTAGGAATGGGAAATTTTATTCTAATTGTACTTTGaatctttcttattcttctgttaccaatcaggaaaaaaatttttctttctttctttctttctttctttctttctttctttctttctttctttctttctttctttcaattctattagccaacatacagtacatcattagactcagatgtagtgttcagcAATTGTGGGATTAGATAAGTTCCAAACATTTAACTCGAAGTCAGCATATATCAGTAACCTTAATTACATTTAGAAATCCCTTTGGACATGTAATTctacatataacattttaaaaatgttttatttatttattcatgaaagacacagaaagagaggcagagacatagacagaggaagaagcaagttcgttgcagggagcccgatgtaggactagattccaggagtacgggatcacaccctgagccaaaggcagatgctcaaccactgaactacctaggtgcccctacatttaacatttaacatatgATATATTATCACATTTCCAGTCCCAGGGCTATGGCAGGAAATCCTGAGGGGCATTTTGGAATTATGTCTACCACAGTGTTAAAGAAGTTTTGAAAAATTATGGCTTTAACCCCAAAATGGAGAATGTACAACTCAGTGTTTCTAAAATGAGGATAGCTTTATCTCTATTAAATATGCCACCTTTGCATCCTATTCCAAATGTTATCCATGAGGAAAATACGACATTCCCTTAGGTGTGGAGTAGTCTTAGAGGAAGTAtaagtaacattttatatttacttaatcATTGAATCCAACTAAATATATGAGCTTCATCACGTATCTTATACAATtaactcagctataaaaaattgTCTACATAAATGGACATATCAATGCCATGGATGAGGGCCTGGAGTGAGGAACTGACATTTCAGGATGACAGAGTTTTGCACAGTGACCTATTGTctgatcttgttctttttttttttttttttttttttattggtgttcaatttactaacatacagaataacccccagtgcccgtcacccattcactcccaccccccgccctcctccccttccaacacccctagttcgtttcccagagttagcagtctttacgttctgtctccctttctgatatttcccacacatttcttcccccttcccttatattccctttcactattatttatattccccaaatgaatgagaacatataatgtttgtccttctccgactggcttacttcactcagcataataccctccagttccatccacgttgaagcaaatggagggtatttgtcatttctaatagctgagtaatattccattgtatacataaaccacatcttctttatccattcatctttcgttggacaccgaggttccttccacagtttggctatcgtggccattgctgctagaaacatcggggtgcaggtgtcccagcgtttcactgcatttgtatctttggggtaaatccccagcagtgcaattgctgggtcgtagggcaggtctatttttaactgtttgaggaacctccacacagttttccagagtggctgcaccagttcacattcccaccaacagtgtatgagggttcccttttctccacatcctctccaacatttgttgtttcctgccttgttaattttccccattctcactggtgtgaggtggtatctcattgtggttttgatttgtatttccctgatggcaagtgatgcagagcattttctcatgtgcatgttggccatgtctatgtcttcctctgtgagatttctgttcatgtcttttgcccatttcatgattggattgtttgtttctttggtgttgagtttaagaagttctttatagatcttggaaactagccctttatcttgtTCTTAATTGTCAATGACTTCTGTCTACAGATTGTGATCTGAATGCTTTGTCCTGTAGATATTTCCAAGTTTCTTTGTAAATTGTATCAGAAagtttctaataataataataaataatagcagTAATACTAATTCTAATAATAATAGTGACTAAGTATTACTGACGTACAAAATAATTGTACTTATAGGTAAAGAATCTAAATTTCAATGAGATAAGTGTCTTActcaaagtcacatagctggtaAAAGGTACACCTGGGATTCAAATTCAGACCCTTTGTGTTCAGTGACTGAGGTGGTAAACATGAAATCATCCTGGACATCTGGCAAATGTATGTCATATAAAATTGCTTCTTCTTCTAAATACTTAAGATGCATATCTAATTAGGTTTTGATGCCGTTGTTATGGTACATCTTTCAGCCATCTCTCTGTTTTcattcacatgcacacatgcatgcccacacacacaaaataatcagTCTTCCTTGCAGTGTTTCtgacatcaaaaacacaaaaatgaaattgctTAGGTAGTGAAATAGAACTATAAGTGTAATTcaataaaaactgaaaaccaaatcctttaaattttatgttacttcACCATCATCAATtaatcaaaactataaaaaatatcttagcaatttattttgttgcttttgaggtTCTACTATGAGTGGGATGTATATgctgggaaaaaaatgtatccaaAGTTCAATTCAAAATTTAAGggtaattttgaaatatttagtacattatattattattttagtaaaaatcTATATATACTTCTTAAGTGCTTACTCTGTGTGAAGTGTGATAGTACTTGTCACAGTCATTGTAGGATCAGTAAAGTATCTTAGCCAGGGTCAAATTCTACTGTACTAGTTACTAGCTGCCTAGTCTTGTcaattatttctttgtgtctctgtggAAATATTAATCATATCATCTCATGGGGTCATTATGtgcattacattttaaaactccCTTTAAAGTCCTTAGCACAATTACTGGCACATTGTAATGACTTTTCAATGACTTCTGTTACACTGGtcatcattaaaatttaaatgagaaacaaTAGACCTAATTTTCATTGAGTTAGTCTGTTAAGAAGATGAGAGAAGAataccaatatttaaaaaatagacacaaaaccccacaaaacaaaacaaaaaacccttggACAATCTATGAAAGGGGATTCAAACAATCTGGTGAAATCA
This is a stretch of genomic DNA from Canis aureus isolate CA01 chromosome 21, VMU_Caureus_v.1.0, whole genome shotgun sequence. It encodes these proteins:
- the LOC144293272 gene encoding olfactory receptor 4C16-like codes for the protein MHLNNNVTEFILLGLTQDPVRKKIVFVTFLFFYLGTLLGNFLIITTIKTSQTLGSPMYFFLFHLSLSDTCFCTSIAPRMIVDALLKRATISFRECMIQVFSFHFFGCLEIFILILMAADRYVAICKPLHYTTIMSRQVCAVLVAIAWVGSCVHSLAQIFLALSLPFCGPNVIDHYFCDLQPLLKLACADTYVINLLLVSNSGAICTLSFVMLMCSYVVILYSLRNHSAEGRRKALSTCISHIIVVVLFFGPCIFIYTRPATTFPMDKMIAVFYTLGTPLINPLIYTLRNAEVKNAMKKLWRKKLISDDKR